From one Gracilibacillus salinarum genomic stretch:
- the manA gene encoding mannose-6-phosphate isomerase, class I, translating to MYKEPIFLQPIFQERIWGGQKLHSEFHYTIPYEKTGEAWAISAHENGPSQIINGELKGKTLLEAWNENGELFNKSVDNSEAYPLLIKILDADDNLSVQVHPDDQYAREVANEAYGKTECWYVLSAEEGAELIIGHHAQTREELEQLIDQGKWDALLRRVPVKAGDFVYVPSGTIHAIGKGIVILETQQSSDITYRVYDYDRTDAAGNTRELHLKQAKEVTTVPHETPSLNQTVLNKDGLKETQLVEEKYFTVYHWELEGEVSLERHADFLQVSMVAGEGTITTGEKTYTIKKGDHFIIPATIDSYQLKGNGEFIVSHPS from the coding sequence ATGTATAAGGAACCAATATTTTTACAACCTATTTTTCAAGAACGTATTTGGGGAGGACAAAAGCTGCACAGCGAGTTTCATTATACGATTCCTTATGAAAAAACAGGTGAAGCATGGGCAATTTCTGCACATGAAAATGGTCCAAGTCAAATTATAAATGGTGAACTAAAAGGGAAGACCTTATTAGAAGCATGGAATGAAAATGGAGAATTATTTAATAAATCTGTGGATAACTCAGAGGCTTATCCACTGTTAATTAAAATTTTAGATGCAGATGATAATTTATCTGTGCAAGTACATCCTGATGATCAATATGCACGTGAAGTAGCAAATGAAGCATACGGTAAGACGGAGTGTTGGTATGTATTAAGCGCAGAAGAAGGAGCGGAACTGATCATTGGTCATCACGCGCAGACGAGAGAAGAGTTAGAGCAGCTAATTGACCAAGGCAAGTGGGATGCGCTATTACGACGTGTGCCAGTGAAGGCAGGAGATTTTGTCTATGTACCAAGCGGTACGATTCATGCGATTGGCAAGGGCATTGTCATTCTGGAAACACAACAAAGCTCGGATATTACCTACCGTGTCTATGATTATGACCGTACCGATGCAGCGGGTAACACAAGAGAATTACATCTAAAACAAGCAAAAGAGGTCACAACTGTTCCACATGAAACACCATCACTTAACCAAACAGTGCTAAATAAAGATGGACTGAAGGAAACGCAATTAGTAGAAGAAAAATATTTTACCGTCTACCACTGGGAACTTGAAGGCGAAGTGTCATTGGAGAGACATGCAGACTTCTTGCAAGTAAGTATGGTAGCAGGTGAAGGTACCATTACAACAGGAGAAAAAACATATACGATTAAGAAAGGTGATCACTTCATCATTCCAGCAACGATTGACAGCTATCAATTAAAAGGAAATGGTGAATTTATCGTCTCACATCCTTCATAA
- a CDS encoding S1C family serine protease yields the protein MGYYDDHYQTRQKVKRKSWFMPFVIGIVLGAFLFAVLLPTMVNNNWLPYQVILGDDTVNSDEQIHQSDDEGSETPSTLQNIQVDISTKVSEIVGDISPAVVGVVNIQTQSDFWEQEQSGEQGTGSGVIYKIDGDKAYIVTNYHVVSGADQLEIVLSDEEETTVSATLVGSDLYTDLAVVEMDAANASKAIEFGNSDDVHVGEPAIAIGNPLGLHLSGSVTQGIISGKQRAIPQDFNADGRADWQAEVIQTDAAINPGNSGGALLNMDGKLIGINSMKIAQDEVEGIGFAIPVDDVVPIIEELEQNGEIKRPYLGIEAYSLNDIARVEWERSLSLPSEVEGGIYIRSVEPMSPADNGGLTEYDVITQLDGEPIEDIVDLRKHLYSVKSIGDSLTITYYREGEKQETTVELTSLSY from the coding sequence ATGGGCTATTACGATGACCATTACCAAACACGACAGAAGGTGAAAAGAAAAAGCTGGTTTATGCCTTTTGTCATTGGTATTGTGTTGGGGGCTTTTTTGTTTGCGGTGTTATTGCCGACGATGGTAAATAACAATTGGTTACCATATCAAGTGATTCTCGGTGATGACACGGTTAACAGTGACGAGCAAATCCACCAGTCAGACGATGAAGGATCGGAGACGCCATCCACATTGCAGAATATCCAAGTCGACATCTCGACGAAGGTATCAGAGATTGTTGGTGATATTTCACCGGCAGTAGTTGGTGTCGTAAACATTCAAACACAGTCAGATTTCTGGGAGCAGGAACAGTCTGGTGAACAAGGAACAGGATCAGGTGTCATTTACAAAATCGATGGCGACAAGGCTTATATTGTAACGAACTATCATGTCGTATCTGGTGCGGATCAACTGGAAATTGTCCTATCGGATGAAGAGGAAACAACTGTTTCTGCAACACTGGTCGGCAGTGATTTATACACTGATCTTGCTGTCGTTGAGATGGATGCGGCAAATGCCAGCAAAGCGATTGAATTTGGCAATTCAGATGACGTACATGTTGGAGAACCAGCGATTGCGATTGGAAATCCATTAGGTTTGCACTTATCAGGTTCTGTCACACAGGGTATTATCAGCGGGAAACAACGGGCCATTCCACAAGATTTTAATGCAGACGGCAGAGCAGACTGGCAGGCCGAAGTAATTCAGACAGATGCCGCCATTAATCCCGGAAACAGCGGTGGTGCTCTTCTCAATATGGATGGCAAACTAATCGGGATTAACTCGATGAAAATTGCACAAGATGAAGTGGAAGGAATCGGTTTTGCCATTCCTGTCGATGATGTTGTTCCCATTATTGAAGAGCTTGAACAAAACGGCGAAATCAAGCGACCTTATTTAGGTATTGAAGCTTATTCCTTAAATGACATTGCGCGAGTAGAATGGGAAAGAAGTTTGAGTTTACCGAGTGAGGTAGAAGGTGGTATTTATATCCGCAGTGTGGAACCAATGTCACCGGCCGACAATGGTGGTCTTACCGAGTACGATGTCATTACGCAGTTAGATGGTGAACCGATTGAAGATATCGTTGATTTACGAAAACATCTCTATTCCGTCAAATCAATCGGAGATTCTTTAACGATAACGTATTATCGTGAAGGTGAGAAACAAGAAACGACTGTAGAATTAACCTCGTTATCTTACTAG
- a CDS encoding MBL fold metallo-hydrolase: MTLQFSVLASGSSGNAFYIGTEKEKILVDAGLSGKEMTRLFDEINVDPHSLSKILVTHEHSDHIKGLGIFARKYQLPIYANEKTWKAMESSIGKIELDQKFIFHTEETRSFGDIDVESFAVSHDAAEPMFYTFHHEGKKVALVTDLGYVSERIKKTVQGADALVFEANHDVEMLRMGRYPWSVKRRILGDSGHVSNDDCAIALKDIIDNQTKRIYLAHLSKDNNMKDLARMSVHNGLHDFGFAVGNDFTLHDTDPRTPTPIFEVV; encoded by the coding sequence ATGACATTACAATTTAGTGTATTAGCATCCGGAAGCTCGGGGAATGCTTTCTATATTGGAACAGAAAAAGAGAAAATTCTTGTCGATGCAGGATTAAGCGGAAAAGAAATGACCCGCCTGTTCGACGAAATTAATGTAGACCCGCACAGTTTATCGAAAATACTGGTGACACATGAGCATAGTGATCATATTAAAGGGTTAGGTATTTTTGCAAGAAAATATCAATTACCGATTTATGCAAATGAAAAAACATGGAAAGCAATGGAATCTTCTATCGGAAAAATCGAATTAGATCAAAAATTTATCTTCCATACCGAAGAAACAAGATCATTTGGCGATATAGACGTCGAATCGTTTGCGGTCTCGCATGATGCGGCAGAGCCAATGTTCTACACCTTCCACCATGAAGGGAAGAAAGTGGCACTTGTTACGGATTTAGGCTATGTATCGGAACGGATTAAAAAGACTGTTCAAGGAGCAGACGCACTTGTCTTTGAAGCGAATCATGATGTGGAGATGCTGCGGATGGGTCGCTATCCTTGGAGTGTGAAACGCCGAATATTAGGCGACAGCGGTCATGTTTCTAACGATGATTGCGCAATTGCATTAAAAGATATTATCGATAATCAAACAAAACGTATTTATTTAGCCCATTTAAGTAAAGATAATAATATGAAGGATTTGGCTAGAATGTCGGTGCACAATGGATTACATGATTTCGGTTTTGCAGTAGGGAATGACTTTACATTGCATGACACCGATCCGAGGACACCGACTCCAATCTTCGAAGTCGTTTAA
- a CDS encoding two-component system regulatory protein YycI — protein MLWGQIKTLFILCFLILDIILLQHYINDPIDTLEDLQVNVKNNVNGLEHIPEEYPAEAERLYAQRREFTNAEKEEISSLSNQRNLIIEDHLIISQLEDPLKIDIDEDAKALSEYVWHFGDYNYFGKDEATNTYIFFQSLERPVYFNSSGVLLVQVNENGEATHYVQTILEKSKDVPQSEAEEINTPIEALNGLYSSSSSYIESGDEVTEDVKLGYQNLVPLPKNVQVLAPTWGFVVNGDKYYYVNAVEGHLTSRNTSDFITEMKTQVNQFFSADSKTVMQVSDEEWEQKDIMNFIQQLFVKTEETNGVE, from the coding sequence ATGCTGTGGGGACAAATTAAAACGTTATTCATCCTTTGCTTTCTTATCCTTGATATTATTCTTCTTCAACATTACATTAATGACCCAATTGATACGTTAGAGGATCTTCAGGTCAATGTAAAAAACAATGTTAATGGGCTTGAACATATACCGGAAGAATATCCTGCGGAGGCGGAACGACTGTATGCACAGCGTCGGGAATTTACAAACGCGGAGAAAGAGGAGATTAGCAGCCTGTCAAATCAACGAAATCTGATCATCGAAGATCATTTAATTATTTCACAGCTGGAGGATCCACTGAAAATAGACATCGATGAAGATGCGAAAGCATTGTCAGAGTATGTCTGGCATTTTGGAGACTATAACTATTTTGGTAAGGACGAAGCAACCAATACGTACATCTTCTTTCAATCGTTAGAACGTCCGGTATATTTTAATTCGAGTGGTGTATTACTGGTACAGGTCAATGAAAATGGTGAAGCCACCCATTATGTGCAAACTATATTAGAAAAATCAAAAGATGTTCCGCAGTCTGAGGCGGAGGAAATTAATACACCAATCGAGGCATTAAATGGTCTGTATTCAAGCAGCAGCAGTTACATTGAATCTGGCGATGAGGTGACAGAAGATGTTAAGTTAGGCTACCAAAACTTAGTGCCTCTTCCTAAAAACGTTCAAGTTCTTGCGCCAACATGGGGATTCGTAGTAAATGGGGACAAATATTACTATGTTAATGCAGTGGAAGGTCATTTGACATCACGGAACACATCTGATTTCATTACTGAGATGAAGACACAGGTCAATCAATTTTTCTCAGCAGACAGCAAAACCGTCATGCAGGTATCAGATGAAGAATGGGAACAGAAAGATATCATGAATTTTATTCAGCAACTATTTGTGAAAACAGAAGAGACAAACGGAGTGGAGTAA
- a CDS encoding YycH family regulatory protein — protein MKISFELIKTVLLFFLIVISFLLTFGIWRYEGEYEPSNSPDNAVAAELPEGTDMTTKMLTTPSQLVIHEGGSVYGFSEKNQELTTFQDIGQWALYNFRMLSENKDMDTIIADSERVIEVVFPTSLPTSVIGTIFNTDEAIINDSRFKRIYIIIDENQTNWQVLFDNENTDGLDIQASIQNMAEVFDYFEGDLQSKDLTSYVELERSTGYSIYIPNQANIIGKKFSYKTISPDSSSFKSIFFDDTSNVVNSRDREESQEFYKDDKIEIIVDSQGYSMKYSNYTEVKEEVENDTVNNNDQLIDQSIKYINSHNGWLVDPNFSIGYRLNALSNVSNRIEFRMLYQNYPIFSDQGIASMSLTIKNQTISQYNRPLLKLTRGYDKAATDLMTGEELKSFLQTSEHYNYDQIQDIQLGYHIEQQGQVFDLIPTWYVQIYGGWEMITDNTVNQGGNANAVGTN, from the coding sequence ATGAAAATTAGTTTCGAATTAATAAAAACTGTATTACTGTTTTTTTTAATTGTTATCAGTTTCCTTCTGACATTTGGCATTTGGCGGTATGAAGGGGAATATGAACCTTCTAACAGTCCGGATAATGCAGTAGCTGCAGAATTACCAGAAGGAACTGATATGACTACCAAGATGCTTACAACCCCTTCCCAATTGGTAATTCATGAAGGTGGTTCCGTATATGGTTTCAGTGAAAAAAATCAAGAGCTTACTACCTTTCAGGATATAGGACAGTGGGCGTTATATAATTTTCGAATGCTCTCCGAGAATAAGGATATGGATACTATTATTGCGGATTCTGAACGAGTGATCGAGGTTGTTTTTCCAACGTCATTACCGACCTCTGTCATAGGAACCATTTTCAACACAGATGAAGCAATCATTAATGATAGTAGATTCAAACGGATTTATATCATTATCGATGAGAATCAGACAAATTGGCAAGTACTATTTGATAACGAGAATACGGATGGACTAGACATTCAAGCAAGCATTCAAAACATGGCGGAAGTATTTGATTACTTTGAAGGAGATCTGCAAAGTAAAGATTTAACAAGTTATGTAGAATTGGAAAGGTCAACAGGATACAGTATTTATATTCCGAATCAAGCGAACATTATCGGGAAGAAATTTAGCTATAAAACAATTAGTCCTGATTCGTCCTCTTTTAAATCGATTTTCTTTGATGATACTTCCAATGTGGTGAATTCTCGTGATCGTGAAGAAAGCCAAGAATTTTATAAAGATGATAAAATTGAGATTATTGTAGATAGTCAGGGTTACTCGATGAAATATTCCAATTATACCGAAGTGAAAGAAGAAGTAGAGAATGATACGGTAAATAATAATGATCAGTTGATTGATCAATCGATTAAATATATTAATTCTCACAATGGCTGGTTAGTCGATCCTAATTTTAGTATTGGTTACCGTTTAAATGCACTAAGTAATGTAAGTAACAGGATTGAATTCCGTATGTTGTATCAGAATTATCCAATCTTTTCGGATCAAGGTATTGCTTCGATGTCGTTAACAATTAAGAATCAGACTATTTCTCAGTATAACAGGCCGTTGCTGAAGTTGACCCGGGGTTATGACAAAGCGGCTACAGACTTGATGACGGGAGAAGAATTGAAATCTTTTTTACAGACATCTGAACATTACAATTATGACCAAATTCAAGATATCCAATTAGGCTATCACATTGAGCAGCAAGGACAAGTGTTTGATTTGATTCCAACCTGGTATGTTCAAATTTATGGCGGATGGGAAATGATTACGGATAACACTGTTAATCAAGGAGGGAACGCAAATGCTGTGGGGACAAATTAA
- the walK gene encoding cell wall metabolism sensor histidine kinase WalK — translation MSRVSFFQSIRLKIIVILTLFLILTIQLIATNFTSELEENLVNNYKENVEDRLTVLERNLTDAFSTDRSGDGDGPTLQEDVQEITRRYSSDIFSDLKVIDSQFRVLGSDDYELVGKKVSGNNSIRMALVHGLEDQDTKRLESSGERVYVRLIPIMNGESPVGTIYVEAKIEDVYDQLEEINKIFLNATILAIVVSIILGILVARTITKPITEMRKQAMGMARGDFSRKVNVYGQDEIGQLATTFNDMNDRLRIANQTTEEERRKLSSVLSNMSDGVIATDEHGKITLMNEPANNLIGISLDDAKGLPIVEVLQIEDKVIDAKELDEAGSLTIDYSDEEQLFLVKANFSLVHDEENHFMGLITVISDVTEQEKIDRERKEFVSNVSHELRTPLTTMRSYLEALTDGGALEDKELAPKFLSVTQNETERMIRLVNDLLQLSKMDNKENAILKQRLDIIPLFHHILDRFEMNKAEKIYFERKIPDDSIFVMVDQDKITQVTDNILSNAIKYSPEGGKITFQVIREQQRVRISISDQGLGIAKEKLDKIFERFYRVDKARSRELGGTGLGLAISKEIIESHHGHIWATSKEGQGTTIFFTLPLTNRKRGSQS, via the coding sequence ATGAGTAGAGTTAGTTTTTTTCAATCGATTCGGTTAAAAATCATCGTTATCTTGACGTTGTTTCTCATTTTGACGATTCAGTTGATCGCGACCAATTTCACCTCGGAATTAGAGGAGAATTTAGTTAATAATTATAAGGAAAACGTTGAAGACCGATTAACTGTCCTGGAGAGAAATCTAACCGATGCATTTTCGACAGATCGATCAGGTGACGGTGATGGTCCGACACTGCAGGAAGATGTCCAGGAAATAACCAGACGGTACTCCTCTGATATTTTTTCTGATTTAAAAGTAATTGACTCACAATTTCGAGTCCTTGGCTCGGATGATTATGAATTGGTTGGCAAAAAGGTGTCGGGCAATAACAGCATTCGAATGGCTCTTGTTCACGGATTGGAAGATCAGGATACCAAACGGCTGGAATCCTCGGGAGAGCGGGTTTATGTACGATTAATTCCAATCATGAATGGTGAATCTCCTGTCGGAACAATTTACGTAGAAGCAAAGATTGAAGATGTATATGATCAACTGGAAGAAATTAATAAGATTTTCTTAAATGCAACCATTCTTGCGATTGTTGTGTCCATTATATTAGGTATCCTTGTTGCCCGTACGATTACGAAGCCGATTACCGAAATGCGAAAACAAGCGATGGGCATGGCTCGAGGTGACTTCTCCAGAAAGGTAAATGTTTATGGGCAAGATGAAATTGGACAACTGGCCACGACTTTTAATGATATGAATGACCGACTGCGAATTGCCAATCAGACAACAGAGGAAGAACGACGTAAGTTAAGCTCGGTTCTTTCCAACATGTCGGATGGCGTTATTGCAACAGATGAACATGGAAAAATCACATTAATGAATGAGCCTGCGAACAATCTAATCGGTATTTCATTGGATGACGCAAAAGGGCTGCCAATTGTAGAGGTTCTTCAAATTGAAGATAAAGTAATCGATGCGAAAGAATTAGACGAGGCAGGATCGTTAACAATCGATTACAGTGATGAGGAGCAGCTTTTCTTAGTAAAAGCAAATTTCTCACTTGTTCATGATGAAGAGAATCACTTTATGGGTTTAATTACAGTGATAAGTGATGTCACTGAGCAAGAGAAAATCGACAGAGAACGGAAAGAATTTGTTTCCAATGTATCTCACGAACTCCGTACACCATTGACCACGATGCGAAGCTATCTAGAAGCACTAACTGACGGAGGGGCATTAGAAGATAAAGAATTAGCTCCGAAGTTCTTGAGTGTAACACAGAATGAAACAGAACGAATGATTCGATTAGTTAATGACTTATTACAGCTTTCCAAGATGGACAATAAGGAAAATGCAATATTAAAACAGCGCTTAGATATAATCCCGCTGTTTCACCATATTTTAGATCGATTTGAAATGAATAAAGCGGAAAAAATTTACTTTGAACGAAAAATACCTGATGACAGTATTTTTGTTATGGTTGATCAGGATAAGATTACTCAAGTTACCGATAATATTCTGTCTAATGCTATTAAATATTCGCCAGAAGGTGGAAAGATTACCTTCCAGGTCATAAGAGAACAACAGCGTGTCCGCATAAGTATCAGTGACCAGGGGCTAGGGATCGCCAAAGAAAAACTGGACAAGATCTTTGAACGTTTTTATCGGGTAGATAAAGCAAGGTCCCGCGAACTTGGCGGTACAGGATTAGGACTGGCTATTTCCAAGGAAATAATTGAGTCGCATCACGGTCATATATGGGCTACTAGTAAAGAGGGACAGGGCACAACCATTTTCTTTACACTACCGCTCACGAATCGAAAGCGAGGTAGTCAATCATGA
- the yycF gene encoding response regulator YycF has product MSQKILVVDDEKPIADILKFNLEKEGYEVLCAYDGDEAIELATTEDPDLMLLDIMLPKKDGNEVCREVRKTHSMPIIMLTAKDAEIDKVLGLELGADDYVTKPFSNRELIARVKANLRRLQTEPANQKRETSDITVGSLVIHPDAYTVTRDGEYIELTHREFELLHYLARHIGQVMTREHLLETVWGYDYYGDVRTVDVTVRRLREKIEDNPSNPLWIVTRRGVGYYLRNHEQE; this is encoded by the coding sequence ATGAGTCAAAAAATATTAGTTGTCGATGATGAAAAGCCAATTGCAGATATATTGAAATTCAACCTGGAAAAAGAAGGGTACGAAGTCTTATGTGCCTATGACGGGGATGAAGCCATTGAACTAGCTACTACAGAAGATCCTGATCTGATGTTATTAGATATTATGCTACCGAAGAAAGACGGAAATGAAGTATGTCGTGAAGTCCGAAAAACACACAGTATGCCGATTATCATGCTAACGGCAAAAGATGCGGAAATTGACAAAGTATTAGGTCTTGAACTTGGGGCCGATGACTATGTGACCAAACCATTTAGCAACCGGGAATTAATCGCCAGAGTGAAAGCCAACCTGCGCCGTTTACAGACAGAGCCTGCCAATCAAAAACGCGAAACAAGTGATATAACGGTCGGCTCACTGGTTATCCACCCAGATGCCTATACCGTAACAAGAGATGGTGAGTACATCGAGTTAACTCATCGTGAGTTTGAATTGCTTCATTATTTAGCGCGCCATATTGGTCAGGTCATGACGAGAGAGCACTTATTAGAAACGGTGTGGGGCTATGACTATTACGGTGATGTACGTACAGTGGACGTTACAGTAAGAAGGCTGAGAGAGAAAATAGAAGACAACCCGAGTAATCCATTATGGATCGTCACAAGAAGAGGTGTCGGTTATTATTTGCGTAACCATGAGCAGGAGTAA
- a CDS encoding M23 family metallopeptidase — translation MQGSLKRFAKHLAVAGVVALGLSSHSVSAEASELTKVYHVYVDNEHIGVVNNKEVVEDYIADKVSSQNEETDYTYAVGEDVNYVTETVFTPQVDNQEVLDQLDQDLTVAVEAKTLSFGDNVVGAFASEEKVNEVIQAYKEKYVDADVLEKLDNDSASTEPLSVGDSHIIDVSLTKEVSINDKKVPEDQVLTVEQGVTLLEKGTLEDKKHTVAEGDVLGSIASQYDLSLEKLLELNPKLDEEALIKIGDVLNVTVYEPFAQVSVVEEKLEEEEIAFETETKESDDMYKGEEEVTQEGENGTVEKQYRIEKVNGNTVKSEVTEENVTKEATDKVVVKGSKVVPSRGSGKFQWPAVGGVITSHVGQRWGSHHKGIDISGVSNRSILAADNGTVVSAGMTSGGYGNKIVINHNNGYKTIYAHLDSISVSAGQTVEQGQKIGVMGSTGRSTGLHLHFEVYKDGSLVDPEDVL, via the coding sequence ATGCAAGGAAGTCTGAAAAGATTTGCGAAGCATTTAGCAGTTGCTGGTGTTGTCGCACTAGGTCTTTCGTCGCATTCAGTATCGGCGGAAGCATCGGAATTAACCAAAGTTTATCACGTTTATGTCGACAACGAACATATCGGTGTCGTTAACAACAAGGAAGTAGTAGAAGACTACATAGCAGATAAGGTTTCCAGCCAGAATGAAGAAACTGATTACACTTATGCTGTAGGTGAAGACGTAAATTACGTTACCGAAACGGTATTTACACCACAGGTAGATAATCAGGAAGTGTTAGATCAATTAGATCAAGATTTAACCGTGGCTGTGGAAGCAAAGACACTCTCATTCGGAGATAATGTCGTAGGTGCATTTGCTAGCGAAGAAAAAGTCAATGAAGTCATTCAGGCATACAAAGAAAAATATGTGGACGCAGACGTCTTAGAAAAATTAGATAATGATTCAGCATCTACCGAACCATTATCTGTAGGGGACTCTCATATTATAGACGTTTCACTAACCAAAGAAGTTTCAATAAACGATAAAAAAGTTCCCGAAGATCAAGTACTTACCGTGGAACAAGGGGTAACACTACTTGAGAAAGGGACACTTGAAGATAAGAAACACACCGTAGCAGAAGGCGATGTGCTAGGTTCTATCGCTAGTCAGTATGATCTATCATTAGAAAAATTACTAGAACTTAATCCAAAACTGGATGAAGAAGCGCTTATTAAAATAGGTGACGTATTAAATGTTACGGTGTATGAACCATTTGCACAAGTGAGTGTTGTGGAAGAGAAACTGGAAGAAGAAGAAATTGCCTTTGAAACAGAAACAAAAGAATCAGACGACATGTACAAAGGTGAAGAGGAAGTAACACAAGAAGGCGAAAACGGTACGGTGGAGAAACAATACCGAATCGAAAAAGTAAATGGCAACACAGTGAAATCTGAAGTTACGGAAGAGAATGTAACAAAAGAAGCGACAGACAAAGTAGTTGTCAAAGGATCCAAAGTGGTACCATCTCGTGGGTCTGGTAAATTCCAATGGCCAGCAGTTGGTGGAGTGATCACTAGCCATGTTGGACAAAGATGGGGATCGCACCATAAAGGAATTGACATCTCTGGTGTAAGTAATCGTTCCATTCTGGCAGCGGACAACGGTACAGTTGTTTCGGCAGGCATGACTAGTGGCGGTTATGGAAATAAAATCGTCATTAATCATAACAATGGCTACAAAACGATCTACGCACACTTAGATTCCATCAGTGTTTCCGCTGGACAAACAGTGGAACAAGGTCAAAAAATCGGTGTAATGGGCTCAACAGGACGCTCAACAGGCTTACATTTACACTTTGAAGTATATAAAGACGGTTCACTAGTTGATCCAGAAGACGTACTATAA
- a CDS encoding ectoine synthase, producing the protein MKVVKLEDIKGTDRAVDGGNWISYRLLTKDDKMGYSVNETIIRAGTETHIHYKNHLEAVYCIEGHAEVETLSDGKVHTIKANTLYALDEHDEHLLRGIEDARMVCVFNPPLSGREVHDENGVYPVDED; encoded by the coding sequence ATGAAAGTAGTAAAGTTAGAAGATATTAAAGGAACAGATCGTGCTGTAGACGGAGGAAACTGGATTAGTTATCGTCTACTTACAAAAGATGATAAAATGGGTTATTCTGTGAATGAAACTATTATCCGTGCTGGTACTGAAACACATATTCATTATAAAAATCATTTAGAAGCAGTTTATTGTATCGAAGGCCATGCAGAGGTTGAAACACTTTCTGATGGTAAGGTGCATACTATCAAGGCAAATACGTTGTATGCATTAGATGAACACGATGAGCACCTGCTACGTGGAATTGAAGACGCTAGAATGGTTTGCGTATTTAATCCTCCGTTAAGTGGACGTGAAGTGCATGACGAGAATGGTGTTTATCCAGTAGATGAAGATTAA